ACTGGACGTCCAGGCGGTTCAGGACTCGCTCTGCGGTGGGCACGTACTCTTCGATTGGTAGCTGGAAGGTCGTGGGGACCGTCAGGGCCACATCCAGATCCCAGGGCCGCAGGGTCTGCACGCCCAGCGCCTCAGCCCTGTGCTCCTGAAGGCCCCGTTCCACGCCCTGGAACACCTCACCGATGGCTTCCAGAAGCGTTTCGGTGCTGGCAATCGTATCTGCCCGGTCGGCCCAGTTGAGACTGGCGTAATCCGGGTGGCCGCTCTCCACAGCGATATCCCGCCTCACCTGAAGGAGTCGACCGAACAGCGTGTCAAGGGCAGGTGCGCAGGCCAGCTCCGCAGCTTTGATCTGGCGCCAGAGCGCTTCACGCTCATCCTGTTCCCGTGTTGTTCTGAGCCGCGCTTCAGCGGACGCCACCGTGAGGCGCTCACCGGCGTACTCCACTTCCTGGCGGGCCGTTATGGTCTGATACTCCTTGAACAGTTGCCGCTCCTCAGTCCGCAATTCGAGGAGCCGCGGAGACGGCTCCGGTTCTTCCGCCAGCGCGGCAGCCACCGCGGGTGCAGGTCCGCCAGGCCGCTCGCCAGAGCCTGGCGCTGTAATTCACCGTCCAAGCGTTCCATCTCACGCAACCAGTCTTCTGAAAACCGGCGGTGCAGCGCCTCGGTCTCCTCCTGGTCCGAACGGGTGTGCTGGGCAACGATCTGTTCCAACCACAGGCTCTGCACCCCGAACTTCAACTCGTTCCAGGACCGGAACCAGCCGGGCAGCGCCTCCTGACCTGGGTTGAGATCCGTCAGGGCCCGCTGCGCGTCGACAATAGCCTGTGCCCGGCGGTCAAGGTTCTGCATGGCGGTGAGCATGCCGTAATCTATAACCAGCCCCTGCCTATGCCCATGTCGTCACGCCTGTGTCTCCATGATCTGTTGCTGTCGGCCGTTCCTGCGCTGCTGCTGGTAACGGTCGCGTCGGTGCACGTCTGGCGCTGGCATCACGAGCCGGTCAGCGCCTGGCGAGGGGGTGGCTTCGGGATGTACGCCACGGTGAATGACCAGCGGGGCCGCCGGGTCTCCCTGCTCGCTCTGGACGGGCACGGACAGTGGCAGCAGATTGAACCGCCCCGAACACTCAGGCACGTCAGTGATGCACTGACGCTGCACCCATCAAGAACTGCCCTGCGGGCCTAAGGGGAGGCCGCCGCCTGCAGCGCTGAACTGCGGCAGTCTCAGAGCGGCTTGACTGCTCTGAAAGTCGACTACAGAGAACTCACCTTCGATCCTGAACGGTTCACCGTGACCAACACACTGAAGGAGTCCGTGCGCCTTGACCCCTGTCCGTAAGGCGCTCAGCTGGTGGGCTGGCCTCGCCGCTGAGGTGGACGATTGGCACGCCCTCTGCCTGATGACGCTCTTTATCCTGGTGAGATACAGCAGCTTCGGCGATCAGGTGCAGGCTGCCTACGCCTGTCTCCTGGCCGTGGCTCTCCTCTTCCGGCGGGTGATCGACACACAAGGCTTCTGGTTCACCGTGCTCCTGGCCGTCGCTCTGCCAGTGGCGAACAACTGGTGGGCACCGGGTGGACACACTTTCCTGCTCCTGTACTGGATCTGCGCCGTATTCCTGTCGTTCTCCGCACGAGATCCACGGGGCATGCTGGCGGTCTCCGGCCGGTACCTGATCGGGACGTCATTCCTGTTCGCCGCACTGTGGAAATTGATCTCGCCTGAATTCACTGATGGAACGGCCCTGCGGTACTTCATGACCACCATGATCCCGATTGGGGTGACCACACAGCTGCTGACAGGGCTGACACAGGATCAGTTACAGCACAACATCCAGGTCATCACAGAGCTCCTGAAGCAGAGCTCAACCGTGACTGTACCCCTGATCAAACCGCCGCACATCGCGCTCACCGCCGAGGTCTTCACGCGGGCGACCCAGGTGACTGAAGTGGCGCTCTCAGCCGTCTTCCTGGCGCCGCTGGCGCCACATCAAGTCGGCTGGAGAGACGTGGCCCTGATCTTCTTTTTCGTCAGCGCCTACAGTGTCCTGCCCGTGCCCAGCTTCGCCGTGCTGCTGGCCTGTATCGGTTTCGCCAGTGCATCATCCTCGGTCACCAGGTCGTTCTTCCTCTTGGCGTTCTTCCTCTGATCTGTCAAGGGTTTGGTGGAGCCTCAGTTCAGGATGTAAGCCTGCTCCTCGAAGGCCGTCGGTGACTGATACCCCAACGACGAGTGACGACGGCGACGGTTATAGAACACTTCAATCCACTCGAACACCTCTGTCCGTGTCTGGGCACGGTCCCACTGCGCTTCGCCAAGCCCCATCTCCGTCTTCAATGTCGCAAAAAAGCTTTCCTGGACAGCGTTATCCCAGCATTCTCCTGCCTCGCTCATACTCTGAACGGCCTGCAATCTGTCCAGCGCCTGCTGGTACACATCGCTCGTATACTGGCTCCCTCGATCCGAATGATGCAGGAGTCCGCCTGGTGGGTTCCGACGAGCCACCGCCATCTCCAACGCCGCTGTGACCAGCGGCGTCTGAAGTCGCTCATTCAGCGCCCAGCCGACAATTTTCCTCGAGTACAGGTCCATGACCGTCGCCAGGTACAACCAGCCTTCACGGGTGGGGACATACGTGATGTCCGTGACCCACTTCTGATTCGGGCCGTCCGCAGTGAACACCCGATCAAGAATGTTTTCTGCGACTGGGCGCGAAGATTTCGCCTTCGTCGTCGTCCGGAACTTCCGCTTTCCACGCGCGACAAGCTGTGCTTGTCGCATGAGCCGCCTGATCCGCTGACGACTGACCTGCTCTCCCTGTGCCTTCAGGTCGGCTTGGATGCGCAGCGCCCCGTATGTTCCCCGGCTTTCCTCGAAGCTGGTCCTGATTTTCTCGATCAGCACGCGGTCTTTTGAGATCCTCTTGCTCTCCGGCCTTCCCCGCGCAGCGTAGTACCCGCTGATGCTCACGTCCAGAATCCGGCACATCAGCTCGACTGGAAACTCGTCGTGGTGCCGCTCGATGAACCTGAAGATCAGGGTTGCTTGGCGAAGAAGCGGCCAAGCCCCATACGGGTGCTGTTCTGGCCAAGACAGGCCAGCGCTTTTTTCAGGATATCCCGTTCCTGTCGTGCAATTTCCAGCTCCCGCTCCAGTTCCTTAAGGCGAGCCTCCTGTGGTGAAAGGGCGGGGATTCCCCGCCCGGTGAAGGCTGGGCGGCCGGAGGCCGTCTGGGTGTCCTGCTGCTGCTTCCACCGGACGACGTAGTGAGGGGGAACGCCGAGATCGCGGGCAATCTGGGCGCAACTCTTTCCGGTCGTGCGAACCAACCGGACGGCTTCTTGTTTGAACTCAGCGGTGAATTGCTGCTTGGGTACGGACATTCTGTCCTCCAGTGTGGATCACACTGAACTTACCCTCCACCAAACTCTATCCAGTTCAAGGCCAGCGAAATCGCCAGCATGTCGTCGAACCCGCGCTGGGCGGCTTCCAGGTCGCGGCGCTCGATACCGTCCACGATGCGCCCGTGGGTGGCGAGGTTCTCTTCCAGTTGCCCGCTGGCCTTGAGATGGGCGATGCTGCGGCGCAGTTGCTCCATCATGGGCCGCTGAATCGCCCGCATCAGCCGGGTCACCACCCGGTTTCCGGCCACCTCGGACAGCAGCAGGTGAAAGTGCATGTCGGCCTCGGCGTAGGCGTCTGGGTTGTGCATCTGGGCACCCATCGCCCCTACCGCCTCCCGCAGCCGCGCCACCTGGGCGGGCGTGGCGAGGGCCGTGGCCTGTGAGATGCTGAAGGCTTCGAGTATCCGGCGGGCCTGCATCAACTCCTCAAATTCCTGCTCGTCGCCCACCGCGCCCAGCCAGCCGTCAAAGGTGGGGGCCGCCCCCCCCACGCTGCTCACCACCGTGCCGCGCCCCGGACGGGCATCAACCAGCCCCGCCGCCGTGAGGACGCTGATCGCCTCGCGTACCCCGGCCAGGCTGGTCCCGAACTGCTGAGCCAGCTCACGTTGCCCCGGCAGACGGTCCCCCGGCTTGAAGGTGCCGTCGTTGATCATCCCCTGCAAGCGCGCGGCAATGTCGGCGCCGATGGAGGGGCGCTTTTGCAGGGGGCGGATGGCAGGCGGCGTGCGGGCTGGCATGGGGCCTGAAGTCTATCCCTCAAGCCCCATGTCTTGTTCTTGCACTCAGTTCACCTATTGTTCTGAACAATTGACTTTCAGAACAATACCCTCTTAGGATGTGGGGACACTGAAAACCTGACCAGAAAGGCGGTGTGAAGCCGCACAGGAGGATCTATGGAACAAGCGGCGTCGGTCTGGACGCAGAATTATGCGCCCATCGGGGGAAGTCTGTGGCTTTCCACGCTGGTGGCGCTGATTCCCGTCGTGTTTTTCTTCGTCGCCCTGGTGGGCCTGCGCCTCAAGGGGTACGTGGCCGGGGCCATCACGGTGCTGCTGGCCTTTCTGGTGGCGGTGCTCGGCTACGGGATGCCCTTCGCCAAGGCAGCCTGGGCCACGCTGTACGGCTTTGGCTATGGGCTGTGGCCGATTGCCTGGATCATCGTCGCCGCCGTGTTTCTGTACAAGGTGGCGGTCAAGACCGGGCAGTTCGAGGTCATCCGGCAGTCGGTGCTGAATATCACCGAGGATCAGAGGTTGCTGGTCGTGCTGATCGGCTTTTGCTTCGGTGCGTTTCTGGAAGGGGCCGCCGGATTCGGCGCGCCGGTCGCCATCACGGCAGCGCTGCTGGTGGGCCTGGGGCTGAACCCGCTGTACGCCGCCGGGCTGTGCCTGATCGCCAACACCGCGCCCGTCGCCTTCGGGGCGCTGGGCATTCCGATCACCGTAGCGGGCGGCCTCACCGGGATTCCGGCACACACCATCGGCCAGATTGCCGGGCGACAGCTCCCGCTGCTGGCGCTGTTCGTCCCGTTCTTCATGGTTTACCTGATGGACTCGGGCAAGGGCGGCATGAAAGCTGGGATGAAGGGCGTGCGTGACCTGTGGCCCGCGCTGCTGGTCGCCGGGCTGTCCTTTGCGGTCACGCAGTACCTCACCTCCAACTTCATCGGGCCGGAACTGCCCGACATCACCTCGGCACTCGTCAGCCTGGTCGCCACCGCCACCTTCCTGAAGTTCTGGAAACCGCAGGAAATCCAACCTATCCCCGCGCCGCAGACGGTGGGGGCGGCCTACCGGCCTGTCCAGACGGCCAACATGACCGCTGGAAGCGTCCTCAAAGCGTGGTCGCCCTTCCTGCTGCTCACGCTGTTCGTGGTGATCTGGAGCCTGCCCGGCTTCAAAGCCCTGTTCGACCTCAAGGCTCCCGGCCCGCTCGCCTGGACGGTGTCGCACTGGGACGTGCCCACCCTCAACAACCAGGTGTTGAAGGTGGCGCCCATCGTCGCCGAGCCGACCCCCTACGCCGCGAGCTACAAGCTCGACTGGCTCTCGGCCACCGGTACCAGCATCTTCCTGGCGGCACTCGTCAGCATGGCCGTGCTCGGCATGAAGGCCCGTGAAGGCGTGCAGACCTTCGTAGAAACCCTCAAGGAACTGTTCTACCCAGTTCTGACCATCATGTTCGTGCTGGGCTTCGCGTACATCGCCAACTATTCCGGCCAGAGCGCCACGATGGCCCTGGCGCTCGCGCAGACTGGGCACCTCTTCCCGCTGTTCTCGCCGATGCTGGGCTGGCTGGGCGTGTTCCTGACCGGCTCGGACACCTCCTCCAACGCGCTGTTCAGCGGGCTGCAACAGGTGACCGCGCAGCAAGTCGGCGTCAACCCCGCGTTGACCGTCGCCGCCAACACCACCGGGGGCGTGACCGGCAAGATGATTTCCCCGCAGAGCATCGCCGTCGCCTGCGCCGCCGTGGGCCTGGTGGGCCGCGAGAGCGAGCTGCTGCGCTTCACCGTGAAAAAGAGCCTGGGCTTCCTCGCTATCATCATGGTCATCACTTACCTCCAGGCCTACGTCGTGCCGGGGATGATTCCCCAGCCGTAATTCCCGCCTTTCCGGCTCCGGCTGCCATGTCGAAAGGGCCATGCAGAGGGGAAGGGGGAGTGTCGCGGTAACTGTCGTGACACTCCCCTTTCCCTCCCCCGAGAGGACAACCATGCACATCGATCTGTTCTTAACCTGCGTCAATGACGCCCTCTTTCCCGCCACCGGACAGGCGACCGTGCGGCTGCTCGAACGCCTGGGCCACACGGTCGGCTTTAACCCGGCCCAGACCTGCTGCGGGCAGATGCACCTGAACACCGGCTACCGGGACGACGCCCTCGATCTCGTCCGCAAGTTCGTGCGCGACTTCAAAGACTCGGAGGTCGTGGTCATGCCCAGCGGTTCCTGCGCCGCGATGGTACGCGAACTGTACGCCGAGGCCGCACGCTGGGCCGGCGACGACGAACTGCTGAAGGACGTGGAGGACCTCGCCCCGCGCGTCTTCGAGCTGTCCGAGTTCCTGGTGAACAAACTCGGCGTCACCGACGTGGGCGCGTACTACCCGCACCGGGTCACCTACCACCCCACCTGCCACGCCATGCGCGCGCTGCGGGTGGGCGACGCGCCGCTGCAACTCCTGCGGAACGTGCGCGGCATGACGCTGGTGGAGCTGGAAGGCGCCAATGAATGCTGCGGCTTTGGCGGCACCTTCGCGGTGAAGAATCCCGACGTGAGCGCCGCAATGCTGACCGACAAGGCGCGGCACATCATCGACACCGGGGCGGAGGCCTGCACCGCCGGGGACAACTCCTGTCTGCTGCACATCGGCGGCGGTCTGCACCGCCTGCGGTCGGGCGCCCGCACCGTCCACCTCGCCGAGATCCTGGCGAGCACCGAACAGGAGGTGTTCATATGAGCGATCACGGAGGCCTGCATCCCGCCCAGCCCTTCCCCGCCGCCGCGCGTGAGCAGGTGGTCAAGGCGCAACTGCGGGCCAACCTGCGCAAGGTCACCACCACCATCCGCGCCAAGCGGGCGAACGTGGTCGAGGAACTGCCCCACTGGGAACAGTTGCGGACGCTGGGGGCGGCGACGAAGGACGCCTCGCTCGTCAACCTCTCCGACCGCCTGCTGCAACTCGAACAGAGCGTCCGGGCGCGGGGCGGGTACGTCCACTGGGCGCGGGACGCGAAGGAAGCGCGCGACCTCGTGGCGCGCATCGCACAGGCGCACGGGGTGGACGAGCTGATCAAGGTGAAGTCCATCACCTCCGACGAGATCGAGCTGAACAAGGCGCTGGAGGAACGTGGCATCCACGCCGTCGAGACCGACCTCGCCGAACTCATCGTGCAGCTCTCGAACGACCGGCCCAGCCACATCCTCGTGCCGGCCATCCACCGCAACCGGGCGGAGATTCAGGCGCTGTTCAACGCGGAGCTGCCCGGCGAGGGCGCGCTGTCGGACAACCCCGCCGAACTCGCTGGCGCGGCGCGGCGCTACCTGCGCCACAAGTTCCTGACGACGAAGATGGCCGTCTCGGGCGTGAATTTCGCGGTGGCCGAGACCGGGACCGTGTGCGTCGTGGAGTCCGAAGGCAACGGGCGGATGTGCCTGACGCTGCCCGAGGTGCTCGTCAGCATCATGGGCATCGAGAAGGTGCTGGAGAAGGTCGAGGACATCAGTGTCTTCATGGAGCTGCTGCCCCGCTCCAGCACCGCCGAGCGCATGAACCCCTACAACTCCTTCTGGACGGGCGTGACCCCCGGTGACGGCCCGCAGGAGTTCCACCTGATCCTGCTCGACAACGGGCGCACCAACGTCCTCGCCGACGAGTTCGGGCGGCAGACCCTGCGCTGCATCCGCTGCTCGGCGTGCCTGAACGTCTGCCCGGTGTACGAGCGTGCGGGCGGGCACGCCTACGGCAGCGTCTACCCCGGTCCCATCGGCGCGATCCTGACCCCGCAACTGCTCGGGATGCACGACAAGAACGCGAACACGCTTCCCGGGGCGTCGAGCCTGTGCGGCGCGTGCTACGACGTGTGTCCGGTGAA
This is a stretch of genomic DNA from Deinococcus grandis. It encodes these proteins:
- a CDS encoding FadR/GntR family transcriptional regulator, coding for MPARTPPAIRPLQKRPSIGADIAARLQGMINDGTFKPGDRLPGQRELAQQFGTSLAGVREAISVLTAAGLVDARPGRGTVVSSVGGAAPTFDGWLGAVGDEQEFEELMQARRILEAFSISQATALATPAQVARLREAVGAMGAQMHNPDAYAEADMHFHLLLSEVAGNRVVTRLMRAIQRPMMEQLRRSIAHLKASGQLEENLATHGRIVDGIERRDLEAAQRGFDDMLAISLALNWIEFGGG
- a CDS encoding lactate permease LctP family transporter, with product MEQAASVWTQNYAPIGGSLWLSTLVALIPVVFFFVALVGLRLKGYVAGAITVLLAFLVAVLGYGMPFAKAAWATLYGFGYGLWPIAWIIVAAVFLYKVAVKTGQFEVIRQSVLNITEDQRLLVVLIGFCFGAFLEGAAGFGAPVAITAALLVGLGLNPLYAAGLCLIANTAPVAFGALGIPITVAGGLTGIPAHTIGQIAGRQLPLLALFVPFFMVYLMDSGKGGMKAGMKGVRDLWPALLVAGLSFAVTQYLTSNFIGPELPDITSALVSLVATATFLKFWKPQEIQPIPAPQTVGAAYRPVQTANMTAGSVLKAWSPFLLLTLFVVIWSLPGFKALFDLKAPGPLAWTVSHWDVPTLNNQVLKVAPIVAEPTPYAASYKLDWLSATGTSIFLAALVSMAVLGMKAREGVQTFVETLKELFYPVLTIMFVLGFAYIANYSGQSATMALALAQTGHLFPLFSPMLGWLGVFLTGSDTSSNALFSGLQQVTAQQVGVNPALTVAANTTGGVTGKMISPQSIAVACAAVGLVGRESELLRFTVKKSLGFLAIIMVITYLQAYVVPGMIPQP
- a CDS encoding (Fe-S)-binding protein; amino-acid sequence: MHIDLFLTCVNDALFPATGQATVRLLERLGHTVGFNPAQTCCGQMHLNTGYRDDALDLVRKFVRDFKDSEVVVMPSGSCAAMVRELYAEAARWAGDDELLKDVEDLAPRVFELSEFLVNKLGVTDVGAYYPHRVTYHPTCHAMRALRVGDAPLQLLRNVRGMTLVELEGANECCGFGGTFAVKNPDVSAAMLTDKARHIIDTGAEACTAGDNSCLLHIGGGLHRLRSGARTVHLAEILASTEQEVFI
- a CDS encoding lactate utilization protein B, translating into MSDHGGLHPAQPFPAAAREQVVKAQLRANLRKVTTTIRAKRANVVEELPHWEQLRTLGAATKDASLVNLSDRLLQLEQSVRARGGYVHWARDAKEARDLVARIAQAHGVDELIKVKSITSDEIELNKALEERGIHAVETDLAELIVQLSNDRPSHILVPAIHRNRAEIQALFNAELPGEGALSDNPAELAGAARRYLRHKFLTTKMAVSGVNFAVAETGTVCVVESEGNGRMCLTLPEVLVSIMGIEKVLEKVEDISVFMELLPRSSTAERMNPYNSFWTGVTPGDGPQEFHLILLDNGRTNVLADEFGRQTLRCIRCSACLNVCPVYERAGGHAYGSVYPGPIGAILTPQLLGMHDKNANTLPGASSLCGACYDVCPVKINIPQVLIYLRTEANLQKGLTAEALAMKGLKFMMSEGWRFEGALKLARVGQGPLVRGDAIPSLPGMLGGWTQSRDLRPFPKEGFRDWWKGRSQGTGPADVNAAPPETVQKAEDGPIPPQKKEGGQFDAEPPREDTL